The following proteins are encoded in a genomic region of Paraburkholderia sp. BL23I1N1:
- a CDS encoding bile acid:sodium symporter family protein has product MARPKLLPDNFTLCLVGTVILASVLPVHGQAAVGFNWVTNVAVGLLFFLHGAKLSREAIIAGATHWRLHLVVLLSTFALFPLLGLALKPLLSPLVTPALYAGVLFLCTLPSTVQSSIAFTSIAKGNVPAAVCSASASSLLGIFITPALVSLVVTNQAASGGASPWHTVGNIVLQLLVPFVAGQLLRPLIGKWIERNRGVLKFVDQGSILLVVYGAFSEAVNEGLWHTIPLSALGGLLLICVVLLALALALTILVSKRLGFNRADQITIIFCGSKKSLAAGVPMAKVIFASHAVGAVVLPLMLFHQIQLMVCAALAQRWGARDLSGETRAASREQPAAAVARR; this is encoded by the coding sequence ATGGCTCGCCCGAAACTGCTTCCCGACAATTTCACCTTGTGCCTCGTGGGCACCGTGATCCTTGCCAGCGTCCTGCCGGTTCACGGGCAGGCCGCCGTCGGGTTCAACTGGGTGACGAACGTCGCAGTCGGCCTGCTGTTTTTCCTGCACGGCGCCAAGCTTTCACGCGAAGCGATCATTGCGGGTGCGACGCATTGGCGCCTGCATCTGGTGGTGCTGCTCAGCACCTTCGCGCTCTTTCCGCTGCTCGGCCTCGCGCTGAAGCCGCTCCTTTCGCCACTTGTCACGCCGGCGCTCTATGCGGGGGTCCTCTTCCTCTGCACGCTGCCGTCTACGGTTCAATCGTCTATCGCGTTCACCTCCATTGCCAAAGGCAACGTGCCGGCCGCCGTATGCAGCGCGTCGGCCTCGAGCCTGCTGGGCATCTTCATCACGCCCGCACTCGTCAGCCTCGTCGTCACCAATCAGGCCGCGAGCGGCGGCGCCTCGCCGTGGCATACGGTGGGCAACATCGTTTTGCAACTGCTGGTGCCGTTCGTGGCCGGGCAGTTGCTGCGCCCGCTGATCGGCAAGTGGATCGAGCGCAATCGCGGCGTGCTGAAGTTCGTGGACCAGGGCTCGATCCTGCTGGTGGTGTACGGCGCGTTCAGCGAGGCCGTCAACGAAGGCCTGTGGCATACGATTCCGCTGTCCGCGCTCGGCGGCCTGCTGTTGATCTGCGTGGTACTGCTCGCGCTCGCGCTGGCCTTGACGATCCTGGTCAGCAAGCGGCTCGGATTCAACCGCGCCGATCAGATCACGATCATCTTCTGCGGGTCGAAGAAAAGCCTCGCCGCCGGCGTGCCGATGGCCAAGGTGATTTTCGCCTCGCACGCGGTGGGCGCGGTGGTCTTGCCGCTGATGCTGTTCCACCAGATCCAGCTGATGGTGTGCGCCGCGCTCGCGCAGCGTTGGGGTGCTCGCGACCTCAGCGGCGAAACCCGTGCTGCCTCGCGCGAGCAGCCCGCCGCCGCGGTTGCGCGCCGTTGA